From the Cucurbita pepo subsp. pepo cultivar mu-cu-16 chromosome LG05, ASM280686v2, whole genome shotgun sequence genome, one window contains:
- the LOC111795896 gene encoding probable membrane-associated kinase regulator 5, translated as MDSLAFRRLFKLSVADEQQKREQDGDEEEDSFFDLEFLSVSAGDIHSPEQRPQIPTKLGEHINLCSDSISKRKILPMEPTSKPHSPIQLLKSAPKFPVSIFNKQRSMAKNRAPGGTEQVERRVLSSNLSRDNSTRRIGGVFPADPCEAPATTTTTARRFSKEAVQKYLRLIKPKVLKKPTDYSDNLSTTVDSPAREKHDNGLPAGIRLVGKHLGKSKSASATGGLAVAPPLNRRDDSLLQQHDGIQSAILHCKRSFNASTEKPLLFSRSETAASQERSRSLSCKDFSFRESKEEGI; from the exons ATGGATTCCCTCGCCTTTCGCAGGCTGTTCAAACTTTCCGTCGCCGATGAACAGCAGAAACGAGAACAAGATGGAGATGAAGAGGAAGATTCGTTCTTCGATCTCGagtttctctctgtttccgCCGGCGATATTCACAGCCCAGAACAGAGACCTCAAATTCCCACCAAATTAGGCGAACACATAAACCTCTGTTCCGATTCCATTTCCAAACGGAAGATTCTTCCAATGGAACCCACTTCCAAGCCTCACTCCCCTATTCAGCTTCTCAAATCGGCCCCCAAGTTCCCTGTTTCCATCTTCAACAAACAGAGATCAATGGCCAAAAACAGAGCACCCGGCGGAACAGAACAAGTAGAACGCAGAGTTTTGAGCTCGAATCTTTCTAGAGACAACAGTACCAGGAGGATCGGAGGTGTTTTTCCAGCCGACCCTTGTGAGGCTCCGGCGACAACGACGACAACGGCGAGACGGTTCTCGAAGGAGGCAGTACAGAAGTATTTGAGGCTCATTAAGCCTAAGGTTCTGAAGAAACCCACTGACTACAGCGACAATCTGTCGACGACAGTGGATTCTCCGGCGAGAGAAAAGCACGATAATGGCCTGCCGGCGGGGATTCGGTTGGTAGGTAAGCATCTGGGTAAGAGCAAATCGGCGTCAGCGACCGGTGGATTGGCGGTGGCGCCTCCGTTGAACCGAAGAGATGATTCGTTGTTGCAGCAACACGACGGGATTCAAAGCGCCATTTTACACTGTAAAAGATCCTTCAACGCATCCACAG AGAAACCTTTATTGTTCTCAAGGTCAGAAACAGCGGCCTCACAAGAAAGGTCAAGAAGTCTATCTTGTAAAG atttttctttcagagaaagcaaagaagaagGGATTTGA
- the LOC111795897 gene encoding trafficking protein particle complex subunit 1-like has protein sequence MQFFGGSEISPSPPVPTATGNNVHMMYIFNRSGVCLFYREWNRPLRTLNPQQDHKLMFGLLFSLKSFTAKMDPTSADKGNLGVPQLPGQGCSFHSFRTNTYKLSFTETPSGIKIILVTHPRTGDLRDSLKYIYNLYVEYAVRNPLYNPGTTLRCELFNTSLDQYVRSIS, from the exons ATGCAGTTCTTTGGTGGGTCAGAGATTAGCCCTTCGCCTCCGGTCCCAACAGCAACTGGAAATAATGTGCATATGATGTATATTTTCAATAGGAGTGGAGTTTGCTTGTTTTACAGGGAGTGGAACCGGCCTCTTCGGACATTGAATCCCCAGCAAGACCACAAACTTATGTTTGGTTTGCTCTTCTCTCTCAAATCCTTTACTGCCAAGATGGACCCAACCAG TGCTGATAAAGGCAATCTTGGAGTGCCTCAGTTGCCTGGCCAAGGTTGTTCATTTCACAGTTTTCGTACAAATACTTACAAGCTCAGTTTTACTGAAACTCCATCAGGGATAAAG aTTATCCTGGTTACCCATCCTAGAACCGGTGATCTAAGGGACTCATTAAAGTACATATACAATTTGTATGTTGAATATGCAGTGAGAAATCCGCTCTACAATCCAGGAACCACACTCAG GTGTGAGCTATTCAATACAAGTCTTGACCAATATGTAAGGAGCATATCATAG
- the LOC111794360 gene encoding 60S ribosomal protein L9-like produces MKTILSSETMDIPEGVKIKVNAKIIEVEGPRGKLIRNFKHLNLDFQLITEEETGKKKLKIDAWFGSRKTSAAIRTALSHVENLITGVTKGYRYKMRFVYAHFPINASITSGNKSIEIRNFLGEKKVRKVDMLDGVSIVRSEKVKDELVLDGNDIELVSRSAALINQKCHVKNKDIRKFLDGIYVSEKGTVFEEE; encoded by the exons ATGAAGACGATCCTCTCATCGGAAACTATGGATATCCCCGAGGGGGTGAAGATCAAAGTGAACGCCAAAATCATAGAGGTAGAAGGCCCTCGGGGAAAACTCATTCGTAACTTCAAGCATTTGAATTTGGATTTCCAGTTGATTACCGAAGAGGAAACTGGAAAGAAGAAGCTCAAGATCGATGCATGGTTCGGCTCCAGGAAGACTTCGGCTGCCATTCGTACTGCACTTAGCCATGTTGAGAATCTCATCACTGGTGTTACCAAGGGTTATCGTTACAAGATGCGGTTTGTTTATGCTCATTTTCCGATCAATGCTAGCATCACCAGCGGCAACAAGTCTATCGAGATCCGTAACTTTCTTGGTGAGAAAAAG GTGCGAAAGGTGGATATGCTTGACGGAGTATCGATTGTTCGATCCGAGAAGGTCAAAGATGAGTTAGTCTTGGATGGTAATGATATAGAGCTTGTATCTCGGTCTGCTGCCTTGATAAACCAG AAATGCCATGTCAAGAACAAAGACATCCGGAAATTCCTTGATGGTATTTATGTCAGCGAAAAGGGAACTGTTTTCGAAGAGGAGTGA
- the LOC111795934 gene encoding probable WRKY transcription factor 27 — protein sequence MAAGDDDWDLSAVVRSCYSGSSTSSTSTAADPTAASAAETALSCLASLTFDDDPNNVAFSFSDILHPQQPNGFHELHQAFISFLPNPVAPAVAPAAPVIPNPVPTRQSRHGIKPIRPLPDPGAVALQSHHRQQPLFRPDFPNSPMTPPHIPKSRKRKNQQKRTVCHVTADNLSTDMWAWRKYGQKPIKGSPYPRNYYRCSSSKGCGARKQVERSTADPETFIVTYTGDHTHPRPTHRNSLAGSSRNRSSSAIPMKNLTMGDPDRSLLGTATVGSPMTPLNEDGGSGEKEGEILEDLSIESEEYEDNDILIPNLMMRNEIFVGFEELGCSPRRKA from the exons ATGGCTGCCGGAGACGACGACTGGGATCTCTCCGCCGTCGTCCGGAGCTGCTATTCAGgctcctccacctcctccacctccacgGCCGCCGACCCAACTGCCGCCTCCGCCGCAGAAACCGCCTTGTCTTGTCTTGCTTCCTTAACTTTTGACGACGATCCAAACAACGTCGCATTCTCCTTTTCCGACAtccttcacccccaacagccCAACGGCTTCCATGAATTACACCAAGCCTTCATTTCTTTCCTCCCCAATCCCGTCGCCCCCGCCGTCGCCCCCGCCGCACCGGTAATCCCCAATCCGGTTCCAACCCGCCAATCCCGACACGGAATTAAACCCATTCGACCACTGCCAGATCCCGGAGCGGTGGCGCTGCAATCCCACCACCGGCAACAGCCACTTTTCCGGCCAGACTTCCCAAATTCACCAATGACGCCTCCACACATACCCAAATCGAGAAAAAG aaAGAATCAACAAAAGAGAACCGTATGCCATGTGACTGCTGATAATCTCTCAACAGACATGTGGGCTTGGCGTAAATATGGGCAAAAGCCCATTAAAGgatctccctacccaag GAACTATTACCGTTGCAGCAGCTCAAAAGGGTGTGGGGCAAGAAAGCAAGTTGAACGGAGCACTGCCGACCCAGAAACTTTCATCGTCACATACACTGGAGATCACACTCATCCACGTCCAACTCATCGGAATTCTCTTGCCGGGAGTTCCCGAAACAGGTCGTCGTCTGCAATCCCCATGAAAAACCTGACGATGGGAGACCCCGATCGGTCATTGCTCGGCACAGCCACCGTGGGCTCTCCGATGACACCGCTTAACGAAGACGGTGGGAGcggagagaaagaaggagagaTTTTGGAGGATTTGAGCATTGAGAGTGAGGAGTACGAGGATAATGATATTCTGATTCCAAATTTGATGATGAGAAATGAAATCTTTGTTGGGTTTGAGGAGCTTGGTTGTAGTCCTCGAAGGAAGGCTTGa
- the LOC111795701 gene encoding uncharacterized protein LOC111795701: MAFQIEPPNEHRPIKFITHFFNSATSNFCALLANPQSIPPFSLQPSSSRLCIPVAFPVPRKPPLFTHSRIDSTHPDLDSSKSAPVKGLSSSPEFGSGFPSTLRISSLNSNGKAGGPAFVGQVFSMCDLSGTGLMAVSTHFDIPFISKRTPEWLRKLFSTITKSERNGPIFRFFTDLGDAVTYVKRLNIPSAVVGACRLDLAYEHFKEKPHLFQFIPNEKQVKAANKLLKGLPENGGSKKIDGVPVFSAQNLDIAIATTDGVQWYTPYFFDKNMLDNILEESVDQHFHALIQTRRLQRRREITDDNAAAEVFEEMGDSLLEPPEVQEVMDEMGNLGIPLNVISKVAEMQLLYTVDKVILGNRWLRKAVGIQPKFPYMVDSFERRSAASLLRISESASGLTNSKSVKETKELHYTSSSPLDIQDEREANQEPKQHSFNPFRNLFSHLWSRRRQRDDFPQEQAKQNVQPSPFLPKITMVGISTGESGHMSKANLKKTMEDLTRELENVDQGSAANHNEYELNNEERDPLFVANVSNFSSGLAKAGSARWVRGND; this comes from the exons ATGGCCTTCCAGATTGAACCTCCCAACGAACACCGCCCAATTAAATTCATTACCCATTTCTTCAATTCCGCTACCTCCAATTTCTGCGCCCTTTTAGCCAATCCCCAATCAATTCCGCCATTTTCCCTGCAACCATCCTCTTCTCGTCTATGCATTCCGGTCGCATTCCCTGTCCCTCGAAAACCCCCTTTGTTCACCCATTCACGTATTGATTCTACTCATCCTGACCTTGACTCCTCCAAATCTGCGCCTGTTAAGGGTTTGTCTTCATCGCCCGAGTTCGGCTCTGGTTTTCCGTCGACGCTGAGGATTTCAAGTCTTAATTCTAATGGAAAAGCTGGCGGCCCTGCGTTTGTTGGCCAGGTCTTCAGTATGTGCGACCTTTCTGGGACTGGTCTTATGGCAGTCTCGACCCACTTCGATATTCCTTTCATTTCTAAGAG AACTCCAGAGTGGCTTAGGAAGTTGTTCTCAACCATTACTAAGAGTGAAAGAAATGGCCCTATATTCCGCTTCTTTACTGATTTAGGTGATGCAG tTACATATGTTAAGCGATTGAATATTCCAAGTGCTGTGGTGGGTGCATGTCGTCTTGATTTAGCATACGAGCATTTCAAg GAAAAACCTCATTTATTTCAGTTCATTCCAAATGAGAAGCAA GTTAAAGCAGCAAACAAGCTTCTTAAAGGCCTACCTGAAAATGGTGGGAGCAAAAAGATTGATGGTGTTCCTGTTTTCAGTGCCCAGAACTTGGATATTGCAATAGCAACTACTGATGGGGTACAGTG GTACACtccttatttttttgataaaaaCATGCTCGATAATATTCTTGAAGAATCTGTTGATCAGCATTTTCATGCTTTAATTCAAACTCGGCGTTTGCAGCGCCGAAGGGAAATAACTGATGATAATGCAGCAGCAGAAGTGTTTGAAGAGATGGGCGATAGTTTGTTGGAGCCTCCAGAG GTTCAAGAAGTGATGGATGAGATGGGCAACCTTGGAATACCCTTGAATGTCATCTCTAAGGTTGCTGAAATGCAGCTTCTTTATACTGTTGATAAAGTAATTCTTGGAAATAGGTGGTTGCGTAAGGCTGTTGGCATTCAACCCAAATTCCCTTACATGGTCGATTCATTTGAGAGAAG gAGTGCTGCTTCTCTCTTAAGAATCTCAGAGTCTGCAAGTGGTCTTACCAACTCTAAATCGGTGAAGGAGACCAAAGAACTTCATTATACTAGTTCATCACCTCTAGATATTCAAGATGAGAGGGAAGCCAATCAAGAACCTAAACAACATTCCTTCAATccttttagaaatttgtttAGTCATCTGTGGTCAAGGCGACGTCAAAGAGACGACTTTCCTCAGGAACAGGCAAAGCAAAATGTGCAGCCAAGTCCTTTTCTCCCCAAAATAACAATGGTTGGCATCTCTACTGGTGAATCAGGGCACATGAGTAAAGCCaatttaaaaaagacaatGGAAGATTTGACTAGAGAGCTAGAGAATGTGGATCAGGGAAGTGCTGCTAATCATAATGAGTATGAACTCAACAATGAAGAAAGGGATCCATTATTTGTTGCAAATGTTAGTAATTTCAGCTCTGGCTTGGCAAAGGCAGGTTCAGCACGGTGGGTTCGTGGAAACGATTAG
- the LOC111796259 gene encoding protein REVEILLE 6-like, with product MVSNNPNPSEGFYLDPSGMALPGLGPFATTMAASEDMSKKIRKPYTITKSRESWTEPEHDKFLEALQLFDRDWKKIEAFVGSKTVIQIRSHAQKYFLKVQKTGGGEHLPPPRPKRKAAHPYPQKASKNVAMPSQVSGSFPSTSPLVEPGCIRRPESSSIPACPATGGAVSSWMVNSVQPPNSAQVPTTTNICCSSTESPSKARPLVETTDQGSNNHSLRVLPDFAQVYSFIGSVFDPNTSGHLQKLKRMDPIDVETVLLLMRNLSINLISPDFEDHRKLLSSYEIDSGPIPHGDINKYVTDHKPSLVSN from the exons atggtTTCGAACAATCCGAATCCTTCTGAGGGGTTCTATTTGGATCCGTCGGGAATGGCGTTGCCGGGGCTGGGACCGTTTGCCACTACTATGGCGGCGTCGGAGGATATGTCTAAGAAGATTCGTAAGCCCTACACAATTACCAAGTCTAGAGAGAGCTGGACTGAGCCTGAGCACGACAAGTTCCTTGAAGCGCTTCAGCT TTTTGATCGTGATTGGAAGAAGATTGAAGCTTTTGTTGGATCAAAAACTGTTATACAG ATACGCAGTCATGCACAGAAGTACTTCTTAAAAGTTCAGAAAACTGGAGGAGGTGAGCATTTGCCGCCTCCACGACCAAAGAGGAAGGCCGCCCATCCATATCCTCAGAAGGCTTCAAAAAATG TTGCCATGCCTTCTCAAGTGTCGGGGTCATTTCCGTCAACGTCTCCTCTAGTTGAACCTGGATGCATTAGAAGGCCAGAATCATCTTCAATACCTGCATGTCCGGCAACAGGTGGAGCTGTATCTTCTTGGATGGTGAACTCTGTTCAGCCACCCAATTCAGCACAAG TGCCAACAACGACAAATATTTGTTGCAGTAGTACTGAAAGCCCTTCGAAAGCACGCCCTCTCGTTGAAACAACTGACCAAGGAAGTAACAATCATTCTCTTAGAG TTTTGCCAGATTTCGCTCAGGTTTACAGTTTCATTGGTAGTGTCTTCGACCCAAACACTTCAGGTCATCTGCAAAAGTTAAAGAGGATGGACCCAATTGATGTTGAAACT GTTCTGCTGCTGATGAGAAACTTATCCATCAATTTGATCAGTCCTGATTTTGAAGATCAT AGGAAGTTGCTGTCCTCCTACGAGATCGATTCGGGACCAATCCCGCATGGCGACATCAACAAGTATGTCACTGATCATAAACCCAGTTTGGTATCCAACTAG
- the LOC111794678 gene encoding probable polygalacturonase, translated as MDLPHKPTKTQITAARVSAVILLAFVSLGSVDGKKPCPFSSYLEFPAISCRKHTAVLTDFGGVGDGVTSNTNAFREAMEHLSTLAVDGGAQLIVPPGKWLTGSFNLTSHFTLFVHKDAQILASQDESEWPLVEVLPSYGRGRDAPGGRFSSLIFGTNLTDVVITGNNGTIDGQGSYWWDKFHRNELNVTRPYMIEIMYSDQIQISNLTLVNSPSWFVHPIYSRNVIIQGLTILAPIDSPNTDGIDPDSCINTRIEDCFIVSGDDCIAVKSGWDQYGIQFGMPTEDLLIRRLTCISPDSAGIALGSEMSGGIRNVRIENVTAINTQSAVRIKTAIGRGGYVKDIFVRQMFLSTMKYVFWMTGNYKSHPDEKFDPKALPEIKNINYRDVVAENVTYSARLDGISGDPFTDICISNVKIGLTAKPKKLQWNCTNVEGYSSDVVPPPCAPLAKEVVSSDGCPFPEDRLPIEDVKLMTCVTKNHAP; from the exons ATGGATCTTCCTCACAAACCCACAAAAACCCAA ATTACCGCGGCGAGAGTCTCAGCCGTGATTTTATTGGCATTCGTGAGTTTGGGCTCCGTTGATGGCAAAAAGCCGTGTCCGTTTTCGAGCTACTTGGAATTTCCGGCGATTAGTTGCCGGAAACACACGGCAGTGCTGACAGATTTCGGCGGCGTCGGCGACGGAGTAACTTCAAATACAAACGCGTTCCGAGAAGCGATGGAACATCTCAGCACATTGGCGGTGGATGGCGGCGCTCAGCTGATTGTGCCGCCGGGAAAGTGGCTGACCGGAAGTTTTAATCTAACCAGCCATTTCACACTTTTTGTTCATAAAGATGCCCAAATTCTTGCCTCCCAG GATGAATCAGAATGGCCACTGGTAGAAGTTCTTCCATCTTATGGGAGGGGAAGAGATGCACCTGGCGGAAGATTCAGCAGCCTTATCTTTGGAACTAACCTCACCGATGTTGTCATCACAG GTAACAACGGTACGATTGATGGACAAGGGTCTTATTGGTGGGATAAATTCCACAGAAATGAGCTCAATGTAACACGACCGTACATGATCGAGATCATGTACTCTGATCAAATCCAGATCTCGAATCTCACTTTAGTCAACTCACCCTCATGGTTTGTCCATCCGATCTACAGCAG AAATGTGATCATTCAAGGACTCACCATTCTAGCTCCAATCGACTCTCCGAATACCGACGGAATCGACCCAG ATTCCTGCATCAATACTCGAATTGAAGACTGCTTTATTGTCTCCGGTGACGACTGCATTGCCGTCAAGAGTGGATGGGACCAATACGGAATCCAATTCGGAATGCCAACCGAGGACCTCCTCATCCGGCGCCTCACTTGCATATCTCCGGATTCTGCTGGCATTGCTCTCGGCAGTGAAATGTCTGGCGGAATCCGCAATGTCAGAATCGAAAACGTCACCGCAATCAACACTCAATCCGCCGTGAGAATTAAAACCGCCATTGGACGAGGTGGGTACGTCAAGGACATTTTCGTCCGACAGATGTTTCTATCCACAATGAAATACGTCTTCTGGATGACCGGAAACTACAAGTCCCATCCAGACGAGAAGTTCGATCCAAAGGCACTACCGGAAATTAAGAACATTAATTACAGAGACGTGGTGGCTGAGAATGTGACATACTCAGCAAGATTGGATGGGATTTCAGGAGATCCATTTACCGATATTTGTATTTCAAATGTGAAGATTGGACTAACGGCAAAGCCGAAGAAGTTGCAGTGGAACTGTACAAATGTTGAAGGATATAGTAGCGATGTGGTGCCGCCGCCGTGTGCTCCGCTGGCTAAGGAGGTGGTGAGTAGCGACGGATGTCCCTTCCCCGAGGATCGTCTGCCGATCGAGGACGTTAAGTTGATGACTTGCGTTACTAAAAATCATGCCCCCTGA